From Acipenser ruthenus chromosome 2, fAciRut3.2 maternal haplotype, whole genome shotgun sequence, a single genomic window includes:
- the LOC117403563 gene encoding late histone H2A.2.2-like has translation MSGRGKKLAKPKAETKSRSSKAGLQFPVGRIHRLLRKGNYAQRIGSGAPVYLAAVLEYLTAEVLELAGNAVRQNGKHRVMPRHIQLAIRNDEELNKLLGGVTIAEGGVLPNIQAQLLPKKTKKPSPDDGKDAQSQEF, from the coding sequence ATGTCTGGACGAGGGAAGAAGCTTGCAAAGCCGAAAGCAGAAACCAAAAGCCGCTCCTCTAAAGCGGGCCTCCAGTTCCCCGTGGGTCGTATTCACAGGCTGCTGCGGAAGGGGAACTATGCACAGAGGATCGGCTCCGGTGCGCCGGTCTACTTGGCAGCAGTGCTGGAGTATCTGACTGCGGAGGTGCTGGAGCTGGCAGGCAATGCTGTCCGACAGAATGGGAAGCATAGGGTTATGCCCAGACACATCCAACTGGCAATAAGGAATGATGAAGAGCTCAACAAACTGCTGGGAGGGGTGACCATCGCTGAAGGGGGAGTCCTGCCCAACATTCAGGCTCAACTTCTCCCAAAGAAGACTAAGAAGCCCTCTCCTGACGATGGCAAAGACGCTCAGTCTCAGGAGTTTTAG